The DNA region GCCTCCAGAGTGGCGGCGAGTGCGGCCGAGGCAAGACCCTTGCCGAGCGAGGAGACCACGCCGCCGGTGATGAAAACGTACCGCGCCATGGGAGTCAGGTTTTAGCCCGCCCATCTCGTTTTGGCGAGCGGCAGGGCCGCTTGCCGGATGAATTTGGAGACCCTGCGGAAGACCCGCGGGCGTTCAGCGCGAGACCGGCGGCTGCGGCGGTCCCGGCGGCTTGATCTGGTCGAGGATGCCCTGACCTTCAGCCGGTGCCGATGCCGGCGCCCCGGCCGGCGCGCCCGCCTTGTCGAGGATCGACGTGGGCTCGCGGCTGTAGCCGGCCAGCATCGACAGCGCCAGGCTGGTGCTGAAGAAGATGGCGGCCAGGATGGCGGTGGTCCGGGTCAGCACGTTGGCGGTGCCGCGCGAGGACATGAAGCCGCCGCCACCGCCCATGCCGAGGCCGCCGCCCTCCGACTTCTGCAGGAGCACGACCCCGACCAGCGCGAGCACGACCATCAGGTGGATGACGATGAGAACGGTCTGCATGACTCAAAGCAAATAGGCCGGGGCGGACCCGATCGGAAGGGCACGCCCGCGGCCGGACCACGGTTGGTGCGGCTCTTACACGATCGCTTCGGGCATTTCCACCCGCGCGAATGCGGTAGCAGGGAGAATGCCGGGATCAGGGACCCGGCACCGGGCATGGGTCCCCTTCCCGCGCCTCGCTGTCGCGAGGCGCGCCGGGGACGACCAGCCGCCTTTACCGGTAGACCCCGGCAATCGCCAGGAAATCGGCCGCCTTGAGGCTGGCGCCGCCGACCAGGGCGCCATCGACATTGGCCACCGCCATCAGCTCGGCCGCGTTGTCCGGCTTCACCGAGCCGCCATAGAGGATGCGGATGCCCTGCCCTTCGGCGCCGAAACGCTCGACCAGCCGGTCGCGAATCATGGCGTGGACCTCGGCCACGTCGGCGGTGGTGGGGGTGAGGCCGGTGCCGATCGCCCACACCGGCTCGTAGGCGATCACCGTGTCGGCGGCGGTGGCGCCCTCGGGCACCGAGCCGTCGAGCTGGCGGCGCACCACCTCCAGCGTGTGGCCGGCCTCGCGCTCGGCGCGGGTCTCGCCGACGCAGACGATGGCGACGAGCCCGGCCCGGCGGACCGCCGCCGCCTTGGCGTGGACCACCGCGTCGCTCTCGCCATGGTCGGCGCGACGCTCGGAATGGCCGACGATGACCGCGCCGGCGCCGGCATCCTTCAGCATTTCCGCCGAGATATCACCGGTGTGGGCGCCGGAGGGCTTGGCGTGGCAGTCCTGGGCGCCGACCTCCACCGCCTCGCGCGGCTCGGCGGCAAACTCGGCCACCAGCGTGAAGGGCGGGCACACCAGCACCTCGGCGCGCCCGGCCGCCCCGCCGGCCACCGCCGCCGCCACCGAGCGGAATTCGGCGATCGAAGCCCGGAACCCGTTCATCTTCCAATTGCCCGCAACCAGCGGGCGGCGCGGCGCCACCATGATGTCTCCCCCACCTCTTTATCGCTCAGGCATAGCCGGTCTTGCGGCCGCGAGCACGTCGGATTGCTCCTGGCGCAGCGTGCCCCTATGGTAGGAACCAAAGGGCGGCGCGCGCCGCCTGTTTTCATTTGGAATCCGGATTTCGGTCAATGCTCCAGTCCTTGCGAAAAGGCGCGGCGAGCTGGGTCGCCAAGATTTTCCTCAGCCTCCTGGTGGTGTCGTTCGCCATCTGGGGCATCGGCGACATCTTCCGCGGCTTCGGCCAGCGCAACGTCGCCACGGTCGGCTCGACCGACATTTCGACCGAGAGTTTCCGCCAGATCTACAATCAGCGGCTTCAGGCGCTCGGCCGTCAGGCCGGCCGGCCGATAACGCCGGATCAGGCGCGGGCGTACGGCTTCGACCGGCAGATGCTCGCCGAAGTGCTGGCCGAGGCCGCCCTGGACGAGCGCGCCCGCCAGCTTCGTCTCGGCATCGGCGACGAGGAGCTGATCCGCCGCATCCACGACAATCCGTCCTTCCGTGGGCCGAGCGGCCAGTTCGACCGCAATCTGTTCGATCAGGTGCTGCGCTCCAACGGCTATTCCGAGCTGACCTACATCGACGCCGAGCGCAAGCTCGCGCTGCGCCAGCAGCTCGCCCGCGCCATCGGCGGCTCGGCCGAGGTGCCGCACACGCTCGCCAGCCTCGTCGACACCTTCCGCAACGAGACGCGCAAGGTCGAGTTCGTCACCCTCGACCGCACCGCCGCCGGCACCATCGCGGCCCCGGCCGACGATGTGCTCAAGGCCTATTTCGAGGAGCGCAAGGCCGCGTTCCGGGCGCCGGAATACCGCAAGGTGGTGGTGCTGCCGGTCACCGTCGAGACGCTGTCGAAGGCGGTCGAGGTGACCGACGCCGACGTGCGCGCCTATTTCGACGCCCACCGCGACCGGTTCGGCGCGCCCGAGCAGCGCACCCTGCAGCAGATCGTGTTCCCCACCGCCGACGAGGCCAAGGCCGCCAGTGCCAAGATCGCCGGCGGCGAGAGCTTCGAGAGCGTGGCGGCCGCCCGCGGCCTGAAGCCGGCGGACATCGAGCTGGGCACGGTGACCCGCGCCGGGATTCTCGACCCCACGGTCGCCGAGGCCGCTTTCGCGCTGGCCGAGGGGACGGTGAGCCAGCCGATCCAGGGCCGGTTCGGCCACGTGCTGGTGCGCGCGCTCAAGGTGCAGCCGGCGCAGTCCAAGCCGTTCGAGGAGGTGTCCGGCCAGATTCGCCAGCAGATCGCCGGCGAGCGCGCCAAGCGCGAGCTGCTCGACCGCCACGACAAGGTGGAGGACGAGCGCGCCGCCGGCCTGACGCTGGCCGAGGTCGGCGCCAAGCTCGGCCTGCCGGTCGAGACCGTCGAGGCGGTCGACCGTTCCGGCCGCGACATGGATGGCAAGCAGGTTCCCGCCTTCCCCGCCCGCGACGAGGTGCTGGAAGGCGTGTTCAAGACCGAGCTGCGGGTGGAGAACGACCCGGTCCAGCTCGGCAGCAACGGCTTCGTCTGGTACGAGGTGGCCGGCATCACCAAGGCCCGCGACCGCAGCTTCGACGAGGCCAAGGCGCAGGTGCTGGCGCGCTGGCAGGAGGAGCAGGCGGCCGAACGGGTGAAGGCCAAGGCCGATGACCTGCTCGAACGGCTCGAGTCCGGCCAGACGCTGGAGACGGCCGCCAAGGCGCTCGGCCTCACCGTCTCGACCGTGGCCGAGGTGCGCCGGGCCGGCACCAAGGAGCTGCCGGAGGCCGCCGTCGCCGCGGTGTTCACCACCGCCCCGGGCACCGCGGTCTCCGCGCCCGGCGAGGACGCGGTGTCCCGTCTGGTGATCCGCGTCGTCGAGGCGCGCACGCCCGATGCCAGCAAGATGCCCGAGCGGCTGCAGGCCGATCTGCGCCGCGCCCTGGAGGACGACCTGCTCGCCCAGTTCGTCACCGGGCTGGAGATCGAGCTCGGCGTGACGGTCAACACCCGGATCCTCAACCAGATCGTCGGCCGCGACGCCGGCTCCTGATCCGCCCCGGCCACGCGCGCGGGCAGGCGATCCGCCCGCCTGCGCCGTTGCGCCCGCGAAGGCGCGACACGCCGCAGCCAAGAAAAGCCTCGCTTCAAGCCCCATTCCAAGCCCAAACCAAGACCAGCCCAGACAAGCCGAAGTCATGCCATGCTGAAGATCGAGCCCGCCATCGAGGCGTTTCCGGCCGACCGGCCGAGCGTGGTGTGGACGACCCTGGTCGCCGACCTCGAAACCCCGGTCTCCGCCTTCCTGAAGCTCGCCGACGGGCGGCCCAATGCGGTGCTGCTCGAATCGGTGGAGGGCGGCGCGGTGCGCGGCCGCTACTCGATCCTGGCGCTGGCGCCGGACGTGATCTGGCGCTGCCGGGGCACGTCCTCCGAGATCAACCGCCACGCCCTCACCCGGCCCGACGCCTTCGAGCCGTGCGCCGAGCCGCCGCTGCAGGCGCTGCGGGCGCTGGTCGGCGAATCGGCGATCGACCTGCCGCCCGGCCTGCCGCCGATGGCGGCCGGCATCTTCGGCTATCTCGGCTACGACATGGTGCGGCTGATGGAGAAGCTGCCCTCCGACAAGCCGGACCCGATCGGCGTGCCCGACGCCATCCTCATCCGCCCGACCGTCGTCGTGGTGTTCGATGCGGTGCGCGACGAGATCACGATGGTGACGCCGGTGCGCCCGGCGGCGGGCGTGAGCCCGAGCCAAGCCTATGCCCGCGCCGTCGACCGGCTGACCGAGATGGTCGAGCGGCTCGATGCCGCGCTCGACAAGACGCCGCCGGCCGCCGACCTCTCCTGCCTCACGGCGGAGATGACGTCGAACACCACGCCGGAGGAGTATCACGCGATGGTGGCGAAGGCGAAGGAGTACATCCTCGCCGGCGACATCTTCCAGGTGGTGCTGGCGCAGCGGTTCGAGGCGCCGTTCACGCTGCCGCCGTTCGCGCTCTACCGGGCGCTGCGCCGGGTCAATCCGGCGCCGTTCCTGGTCTATCTCGCCTTCGACGACTTCTCGGTGGTGTGCTCGTCGCCCGAGATCCTGGTGCGGCTGCGCGACGGCAAGGTGACGATCCGGCCGATCGCCGGCACCCGGCCGCGCGGCGCCACCCAGGCCGAGGACCACGCGCTGGAAGCCGAGCTTCTCGCCGACCCCAAGGAGATCTCCGAGCATCTGATGCTGCTCGATCTCGGCCGCAACGATGTTGGCCGGGTGTCGTCGATCGGCTCGGTCTCCGTCACCGACAAGTTCTTCATCGAGCGCTACAGCCACGTCATGCACATCGTCTCCAATGTCGAGGGGCGGCTCGATCCCAAGCGCGATGCGCTCGATGCGCTGGTGGCGGGCTTCCCGGCCGGCACGGTGTCGGGCGCGCCCAAGGTGCGGGCGATGCAGATCATCGACGAGCTGGAGAAGGACAAGCGCGGCCCCTATGCCGGCGCCATCGGCTATTTCGGCGCGGACGGCGACATGGACACCTGCATCGTGCTGCGCACCTCGGTGGTGAAGGACGGCCGCATGTATGTGCAGGCCGGGGCCGGCATCGTCCATGACAGCGTGCCGGCGAGCGAGCAGGCCGAATGCGTCAACAAGGCGAAGGCGCAGTTCCGCGCCGCCGAGGAGGCGCGCCGCTTCGCCGCCGGAGCCGGCCGCGGGCAGTGAGGCAGCGCCTGGGCGATTGATACGGCCTACTCTTTCCTCTCCCGCCCGGGCGCAGGCGCTTGTGGGAGAGGGAAAGGGAGCGCGGCTCCCGGCCATTAGGCCTTTCGAGCAACTCCGCTGGAAACCGTGTGAAGCTCCGGCCCTTGCGGGCCGGGGCCTCGCACAGTTCGATCACACGAAGCGGAAGTCGTCGGCGGTGAGCTGGGCCGCGGTGACGCCCCACAGCCCCACGCCATTGGTGCCGTAATCGGCCCAGATCGCGAGATAGCCGCTGCCGGTATCCACCATCGCCGCCTGGACCGCGGCGAAGTCGGCGAACACCTCGGTCGAGAACTCGATCTTGTCCGTGCCCGCCGCGAAGTCCTTCACCTGATCGATGCCGAAGCCGGCGTTGAACACGAAGGTGTCCGCCCCCGCATCGCCGATCAGGATGTCGTTGCCGGTGCCGCCATCCAGCCGGTCATTGCCGGCACCGCCCTTCAGCGCATTGTCGGCGCCGTCGCCGATCAGCGTATCGGCGTGCTCGGAGCCGATGACCTGCTCGATGCCGCTGAAGGTGTCGCCCTCGGCATCGCCGCCGCTGCCCTGCGCGGTGGCGAGGTTCACCGTCACGCCCGTGGCCGAGGCGGAGTAGACCACGCGGTCGATGCCCGCGCCGCCATTCTGCGCGTCCGCGCCAGCACCGGCATAGATGATGTCGTTGCCGCCGCCGCCATTCACCGTGTCGTTGCCGGCCCCGGCCTGGAAGACGTTGTCGCCGTCGTCGCCGGTGAGCGTGTCGCCATAGGCCGAGCCGATGATCTGCTCGATGCTGTCATAGGTGTCGCCCTCGGCGTCGCCGCCGCTCCCACGCCCAGTCGCGAGGTTGACCGTGACGCCCGAGCCGGCGGTGGAGAAGACCGCCGTGTCGATGCCCGCTCCGCCGACCAGCACGTCGGCACCGGCGCCGCCGATCAGATAGTCGTTGCCATCATATCCGATCAGCGTGTCGTTGCCGGTGCCGTCCCACAGGATGTCGTTGCCGAGCGCGCCGGTGAGCGTGTTGTTGCCGGCATCGCCGTGCACCGTCTGGGCCGCGGCCTGCAGCACCGTGTCGCCGCGATAGTCGAGGTTCTGGATGCGGGTGTCGTTCGCCCGGTCGGTGTCGGCGACAGCGTAGGGCGTGTCGGAATAGGTCGCCGCCATGTATTCGGCGAACGCATCCTGCTCGGTGCCCTCGGCGGCGAAGGTCGCCACCTGCCCGGCATCCGGCACCAGATCCGGCGTCAGATTGACGACGTTGGCGAAGGCCGGATCCGCGGCGATGAAGCTCGCGAACGGATAGCTGTCGCCGCCGGTGAGCAGGAAGCTCAGGGTGACAACCCGGATCGCCATGTCGGCATCGACGACAAGCTCGCCATTCGCAACCAGGGCGATGGCCGGAACGCCGTCATCGTTGAGAATCGCCGCCGACAGCACGCGGTTGCCGGCCGGCAGATCCTTGTCGAACGAGAAGGCGATGCCGCCGATCTGCGCAAACTGGCCCGGCGTGGCGGTCGCCGTGGTGGCGGCCACCGCGTGCTCGAGAACCAGCAGAAGCTGGGCGGCGGTGACGGTGACCAGCGACAGCGAATTGTTGAAGCGCAGCGAGTTGGCGATGTCGAGCTGCGAGACATCGCCTTCCTGCTTGCCGACCTCCGCATTGGCGACCGGCGGGCTCTCCACCGCATCGTCGCCGACCGCGTAGACGGTGCCGATCGAGTCGCGGATGCCGCCGCCATTCTTGATCGACACCATCACCGTGGCATCGACCTTCTGCGCGTACCACAGATTGGCGTCGGCGGTGAGATCGCCGAGATTGGTCTCCTCGGTGCGCGCCTCCGAGCGGCGGCCTTCGAGATAGACGTCGGTGGAGCCGAAGATGTTGCCGTCCTGCGCGTCGATCACCGCGCCGACCGCCTGGGCGATGTCGTCGACGAGATCGCCGCGGCTGCCCTCGGCGAACGGATTGGCGTCGTCGGCATCGATGTCGCCATCGGCATCGACGTCGATCACGTCCGCATAGAGGCTGTCGACCACCTCGTCGGTGGTGGCGTAGGCGCCGTTGACCGCGGTGTTGGGCGTGTAGACGACGTCGCCATTCTCGTCGAAATCGACCACGAGGCGGCCGACATAGGAGTATTCGCCGTCGGTGTTGACGATCAGCGTGGTCTTGCCGTCGGCATTGGTGGTGACGAT from Blastochloris tepida includes:
- the secG gene encoding preprotein translocase subunit SecG; translation: MQTVLIVIHLMVVLALVGVVLLQKSEGGGLGMGGGGGFMSSRGTANVLTRTTAILAAIFFSTSLALSMLAGYSREPTSILDKAGAPAGAPASAPAEGQGILDQIKPPGPPQPPVSR
- the tpiA gene encoding triose-phosphate isomerase, which translates into the protein MVAPRRPLVAGNWKMNGFRASIAEFRSVAAAVAGGAAGRAEVLVCPPFTLVAEFAAEPREAVEVGAQDCHAKPSGAHTGDISAEMLKDAGAGAVIVGHSERRADHGESDAVVHAKAAAVRRAGLVAIVCVGETRAEREAGHTLEVVRRQLDGSVPEGATAADTVIAYEPVWAIGTGLTPTTADVAEVHAMIRDRLVERFGAEGQGIRILYGGSVKPDNAAELMAVANVDGALVGGASLKAADFLAIAGVYR
- a CDS encoding SurA N-terminal domain-containing protein, with product MLQSLRKGAASWVAKIFLSLLVVSFAIWGIGDIFRGFGQRNVATVGSTDISTESFRQIYNQRLQALGRQAGRPITPDQARAYGFDRQMLAEVLAEAALDERARQLRLGIGDEELIRRIHDNPSFRGPSGQFDRNLFDQVLRSNGYSELTYIDAERKLALRQQLARAIGGSAEVPHTLASLVDTFRNETRKVEFVTLDRTAAGTIAAPADDVLKAYFEERKAAFRAPEYRKVVVLPVTVETLSKAVEVTDADVRAYFDAHRDRFGAPEQRTLQQIVFPTADEAKAASAKIAGGESFESVAAARGLKPADIELGTVTRAGILDPTVAEAAFALAEGTVSQPIQGRFGHVLVRALKVQPAQSKPFEEVSGQIRQQIAGERAKRELLDRHDKVEDERAAGLTLAEVGAKLGLPVETVEAVDRSGRDMDGKQVPAFPARDEVLEGVFKTELRVENDPVQLGSNGFVWYEVAGITKARDRSFDEAKAQVLARWQEEQAAERVKAKADDLLERLESGQTLETAAKALGLTVSTVAEVRRAGTKELPEAAVAAVFTTAPGTAVSAPGEDAVSRLVIRVVEARTPDASKMPERLQADLRRALEDDLLAQFVTGLEIELGVTVNTRILNQIVGRDAGS
- the trpE gene encoding anthranilate synthase component I, which codes for MLKIEPAIEAFPADRPSVVWTTLVADLETPVSAFLKLADGRPNAVLLESVEGGAVRGRYSILALAPDVIWRCRGTSSEINRHALTRPDAFEPCAEPPLQALRALVGESAIDLPPGLPPMAAGIFGYLGYDMVRLMEKLPSDKPDPIGVPDAILIRPTVVVVFDAVRDEITMVTPVRPAAGVSPSQAYARAVDRLTEMVERLDAALDKTPPAADLSCLTAEMTSNTTPEEYHAMVAKAKEYILAGDIFQVVLAQRFEAPFTLPPFALYRALRRVNPAPFLVYLAFDDFSVVCSSPEILVRLRDGKVTIRPIAGTRPRGATQAEDHALEAELLADPKEISEHLMLLDLGRNDVGRVSSIGSVSVTDKFFIERYSHVMHIVSNVEGRLDPKRDALDALVAGFPAGTVSGAPKVRAMQIIDELEKDKRGPYAGAIGYFGADGDMDTCIVLRTSVVKDGRMYVQAGAGIVHDSVPASEQAECVNKAKAQFRAAEEARRFAAGAGRGQ